The Planococcus versutus genome contains a region encoding:
- a CDS encoding YjiH family protein, whose protein sequence is MKKFHLSTWLLFLIPSLLGILLFLVPIPTEEGWMVTIAVLANLMAGAIESIVPWIMMGILIIAALGSLFFITKKVNETDYVSFTDKLFNVNLFWTIVRILGAVFSIMVLFQIGPEPIWNENTGGLLLAGDGLLSFLFTIFLFAGLFLPLLMNFGLLEFFGTMMVKIMRPLFRLPGRSSIDALASWVGDGTIGVLLTSKQYEANKYTQREAAIIGTTFSVVSITFAIVVIQEIGLGTYFLPYYATVILAGVVLALIMPRIYPLTSKPTTFLDGTPQESQTEEVPEGYNVATHGIENALEKAESNRSISKFFEDGFKNVLDMWIGVAPVVMAFGTVALILAEYTPVFTVLGMPFVPYLNLLGVPEAAEAAQLMVVGFADMFLPAILGASIESELTRFVVATLSVTQLIYMSEVGGLLLGSKIPVNILDLIIIFLLRTVIALPIIVGVAHLLF, encoded by the coding sequence ATGAAAAAGTTTCATCTTTCAACCTGGTTATTGTTCTTGATTCCTTCTTTGCTCGGAATCTTACTGTTCTTGGTTCCTATTCCAACTGAAGAAGGCTGGATGGTCACAATAGCCGTTCTCGCTAACTTAATGGCTGGCGCGATCGAATCCATTGTACCGTGGATTATGATGGGGATTTTAATTATAGCCGCTTTGGGTTCGCTCTTCTTTATTACAAAAAAAGTGAACGAAACCGACTATGTTTCATTTACCGACAAGCTTTTTAATGTTAATCTTTTTTGGACCATCGTACGAATTTTGGGTGCGGTGTTCTCTATTATGGTGTTGTTCCAAATTGGTCCTGAACCCATATGGAACGAAAATACGGGTGGACTGCTTCTTGCAGGCGACGGCTTACTTTCCTTCCTATTCACCATTTTCTTGTTTGCAGGACTTTTCCTTCCACTCTTAATGAACTTTGGATTACTCGAATTTTTCGGAACGATGATGGTCAAAATTATGCGTCCTCTTTTCCGTTTACCTGGCCGTTCATCGATTGATGCGTTAGCATCTTGGGTAGGAGATGGCACGATTGGTGTCTTATTAACAAGCAAACAATACGAAGCCAATAAATACACGCAACGTGAAGCAGCAATTATTGGAACAACTTTTTCTGTAGTTTCGATTACATTTGCAATTGTGGTAATTCAAGAAATTGGTCTTGGTACTTACTTTTTGCCTTATTACGCAACAGTAATCTTAGCAGGTGTGGTATTAGCTTTAATCATGCCACGCATTTACCCGTTAACAAGTAAACCAACTACATTTTTGGATGGAACTCCTCAGGAATCTCAAACAGAAGAAGTTCCAGAAGGTTACAATGTAGCAACACATGGTATTGAAAATGCATTAGAAAAAGCAGAAAGCAACCGCTCGATCAGTAAATTCTTTGAAGATGGCTTTAAAAACGTCTTGGATATGTGGATTGGCGTTGCACCTGTTGTTATGGCATTTGGTACAGTCGCGTTAATTTTAGCTGAATATACGCCTGTGTTTACTGTTCTCGGTATGCCCTTTGTTCCTTATTTAAACTTACTGGGTGTTCCAGAAGCGGCTGAAGCGGCTCAATTGATGGTTGTTGGCTTTGCAGATATGTTCTTACCAGCTATTCTCGGAGCAAGTATTGAGTCGGAACTGACACGTTTTGTTGTGGCTACGTTGTCGGTTACACAATTGATTTATATGTCAGAAGTTGGCGGATTATTGCTTGGTTCTAAAATTCCTGTAAATATTTTAGATTTGATCATTATCTTCTTGCTTCGTACAGTTATTGCGTTGCCAATTATTGTAGGTGTAGCGCATTTATTATTCTAA
- a CDS encoding L-threonine 3-dehydrogenase: MKRIMITGALGQIGSELVGKMRSIYGNENVLATDIRQSDDQSGPFEILDVTDAQRMHDLAEGFGADTMVHMAALLSATAEEKPLLAWNLNMGGLVNALEASRKLDMQFFTPSSIGAFGPSTPKKNTPQDTLQRPTTMYGVNKVAGELLCDYYHTKFGVDTRGVRFPGLISNVAQPGGGTTDYAVDIYYQAIEKGSYTSYIAEGTAMDMMYMPDALQAIVDLMEADADKLVHRNAFNVTAMSFTPEEIAASIQKHIPEFKMSYAVDPVRQEIADSWPDNIDASAAKEEWGFNTSYDLDAMTVDMLEKLKKKLQLA, from the coding sequence ATGAAACGAATTATGATTACAGGTGCTTTAGGACAAATAGGATCAGAGCTTGTCGGGAAAATGCGCAGCATTTACGGGAATGAAAACGTATTAGCTACAGATATTCGTCAGTCTGATGATCAATCAGGTCCTTTTGAAATTTTAGATGTAACAGATGCACAAAGAATGCATGACTTGGCAGAAGGTTTTGGTGCAGATACAATGGTTCACATGGCCGCTTTGCTATCAGCAACTGCAGAAGAAAAACCGTTACTGGCATGGAACTTAAATATGGGCGGTTTGGTTAATGCACTTGAAGCATCACGTAAATTGGATATGCAATTTTTCACACCTAGTTCCATTGGAGCATTTGGTCCTTCTACACCAAAGAAAAATACGCCACAAGATACATTACAGCGCCCAACAACCATGTATGGCGTCAATAAAGTTGCTGGAGAATTATTATGTGATTATTACCACACCAAATTTGGCGTCGATACACGCGGTGTTCGTTTCCCAGGATTAATTTCCAACGTAGCACAACCAGGTGGCGGAACGACGGATTATGCAGTCGATATTTATTACCAAGCGATTGAAAAAGGCAGCTATACCTCTTATATTGCAGAAGGTACAGCGATGGACATGATGTATATGCCAGATGCGTTGCAAGCAATCGTCGACTTGATGGAAGCAGATGCCGATAAATTAGTTCATCGCAATGCATTTAACGTAACTGCAATGAGTTTTACGCCTGAAGAAATTGCAGCATCTATTCAAAAGCACATTCCGGAATTTAAGATGTCTTACGCAGTTGATCCTGTAAGACAAGAAATTGCGGACAGCTGGCCAGACAATATTGATGCATCGGCAGCGAAAGAGGAATGGGGCTTTAACACGTCATATGATTTAGATGCTATGACTGTTGATATGTTAGAAAAACTAAAAAAAAAACTTCAACTAGCTTAA
- a CDS encoding amino acid ABC transporter substrate-binding protein yields the protein MKKVSLLFLFALVLGVLAACSGSQEKDPTTDDATSSEDVLAKVKDEGTLMIGTEGTYPPFTFHDASGELTGFDVEIAREVASRLGVKAEFLETQWDAMFAGLDAGRFDMVANQVGINPDRQESYEFSDPYITSTAVLVVAEDNTEIESFEDLKGKLSAQSLTSNYGATATSFGAELEGVEGFNQAIELLNSGRVDATVNDNLTVLDFMKQRPDAEVKVVDKSEDAAQSALLFRKGSGALVDEASKALADMIDDGTYDKISEKWFGENVLE from the coding sequence ATGAAGAAAGTTAGTTTACTGTTTTTATTCGCATTGGTGTTAGGGGTGTTAGCAGCATGCAGTGGTTCTCAAGAAAAAGATCCAACAACAGATGACGCAACGAGCTCTGAAGATGTATTAGCAAAAGTAAAAGATGAAGGCACGCTAATGATTGGAACAGAAGGTACATATCCTCCTTTCACATTTCATGACGCTTCTGGAGAATTAACGGGCTTTGACGTTGAAATCGCGCGTGAAGTTGCAAGTCGTTTAGGCGTTAAAGCAGAATTCCTTGAAACCCAATGGGATGCAATGTTTGCCGGATTGGATGCTGGCCGCTTTGACATGGTCGCAAACCAAGTCGGTATCAATCCCGATCGTCAAGAAAGCTACGAGTTTTCAGATCCTTATATTACGTCTACAGCTGTTTTAGTCGTAGCTGAAGATAATACAGAAATCGAGAGCTTTGAAGACTTAAAAGGAAAACTTTCTGCACAATCCTTGACGAGCAACTATGGCGCAACGGCTACTTCATTTGGAGCTGAACTTGAAGGTGTCGAAGGATTTAACCAAGCCATTGAATTGTTAAATTCCGGTCGAGTTGATGCAACGGTAAATGATAATTTAACCGTTTTGGATTTCATGAAACAACGTCCAGATGCAGAAGTAAAAGTCGTAGATAAATCAGAAGATGCTGCACAAAGTGCATTATTGTTCCGCAAAGGCAGTGGCGCACTTGTAGATGAAGCGAGCAAGGCTTTAGCAGATATGATCGACGACGGCACATACGATAAAATTTCAGAAAAATGGTTTGGTGAAAATGTACTTGAGTAG
- a CDS encoding amino acid ABC transporter permease, with protein sequence MYLSSIFSDPVRLERLVDIAQSSFLPLIEATLQFTLPLSIISFIFGLALAVLTALARISTVTFLQIIARVYVSIIRGTPLLVQLFILFYGLPTLGVTIDPFPAAVIGFSLNVGAYASEVIRAAILSIPKGQWEAAGTIGMSYTQSLRRVILPQASRVSLPPLSNTFISLIKDTSLASLILVTEMFRVAQQIAATNYEFLLLYGQAALLYWVICFALSLVQGRLEHRFDRYVSR encoded by the coding sequence ATGTACTTGAGTAGTATTTTTTCAGATCCGGTTAGATTGGAACGGCTTGTAGATATTGCGCAATCCTCATTTCTTCCATTGATCGAAGCCACGCTTCAATTTACTTTGCCTCTATCGATCATTTCGTTTATTTTCGGATTGGCATTAGCCGTTTTGACAGCATTAGCAAGAATTTCGACGGTTACATTCCTTCAAATTATTGCTCGTGTTTATGTATCTATTATTCGCGGTACTCCCTTACTCGTTCAATTGTTTATTTTGTTTTATGGATTGCCAACACTCGGCGTGACCATCGATCCATTTCCAGCAGCGGTAATTGGTTTTTCCTTGAACGTTGGGGCTTACGCTTCTGAAGTGATTCGAGCAGCCATTTTGTCGATTCCAAAAGGACAATGGGAAGCAGCTGGCACCATCGGCATGTCATACACACAATCGTTGCGACGCGTGATTTTGCCACAAGCCTCCCGTGTTTCTTTGCCACCGTTGTCGAATACGTTTATTAGTTTAATTAAAGACACTTCGCTCGCGTCACTGATTCTCGTGACCGAGATGTTCCGCGTTGCCCAACAAATTGCCGCGACCAATTATGAGTTCTTGTTATTATATGGACAAGCTGCATTGTTGTACTGGGTCATTTGCTTTGCCTTGTCATTAGTTCAAGGCCGCCTTGAACACCGCTTTGATCGGTACGTTTCTCGATAA
- a CDS encoding amino acid ABC transporter ATP-binding protein: MISIKNLHKQFGTLEVLKGIDTEVQKGQAIVVIGPSGSGKTTFLRCLNTLETPTSGSVTIDEQTVDFSKPLSKKQLLSFRKQSAMVFQHYNLFPHMTALENVMEGPVVVQKQDKQQAKQKAEQLLTKVGLADKMNDYPFQLSGGQQQRVGIARALALEPKVMLFDEPTSALDPELVGEVLQVMKELAAEGMTMVVVTHEMRFAKGVADEVLFMDEGRIVERGTPEDIFNNPTEDRTRQFLSLIQETEV; encoded by the coding sequence ATGATTTCCATCAAAAATTTGCACAAGCAATTTGGCACACTAGAAGTATTAAAAGGCATTGATACAGAAGTTCAGAAAGGCCAAGCCATTGTCGTAATTGGTCCATCGGGTTCTGGCAAAACAACTTTTCTTCGCTGCTTAAACACACTGGAAACCCCAACTTCGGGTTCTGTGACAATTGATGAACAAACCGTCGATTTTTCAAAACCCTTATCAAAAAAACAACTTCTGTCGTTTCGCAAACAATCGGCTATGGTGTTTCAACATTATAATTTATTTCCTCACATGACGGCACTCGAAAACGTTATGGAAGGCCCCGTTGTTGTCCAAAAGCAAGATAAACAACAGGCTAAACAAAAAGCAGAGCAATTGCTGACAAAAGTGGGATTGGCAGATAAAATGAATGACTACCCATTTCAACTGAGCGGAGGTCAGCAGCAACGTGTCGGCATCGCACGTGCTTTAGCACTCGAACCAAAAGTTATGTTATTCGATGAACCGACTTCGGCACTCGACCCTGAACTGGTCGGCGAAGTGCTGCAAGTCATGAAAGAGTTAGCTGCTGAAGGCATGACCATGGTTGTGGTGACACACGAAATGCGCTTTGCTAAAGGCGTGGCAGACGAAGTGTTGTTTATGGACGAAGGACGCATCGTTGAACGTGGCACACCCGAAGACATTTTCAACAACCCTACAGAAGATCGCACTCGACAGTTTTTGAGTTTGATTCAAGAAACAGAAGTGTGA
- a CDS encoding mandelate racemase/muconate lactonizing enzyme family protein yields MKITKASLHAVRFPLNEPFIISYATYPDMPALIIVLETDAGLIGYGEAVPDEHVTGEYFTAAYEILKEKFLPAIIGMSPFDIERIHSKMNALMARNSAAKAAVDIACYDLMGKAVGQPIYNLIGGQATPHLDYPKVLSIEAPKIMAEKAKKAVELGYASLKLKVGKGQAQEDVDRILAVREAVGKELPIRVDVNQGWKSPGIAVAAIKQLENANIAWIEQPIRMGDIRGLAEIRSKTAVPIMADESIQSMEDLLEIIRLQAADVLNIKLMKCAGIFHAIQMAKTAEAAGMLCQIGSMVESSVGSAAGYHVAMSRINIESTELTGPLLFSEEIGDLTYDHPYVLLSGKPGLGVEVDQAQLDKLTVKSCVIQ; encoded by the coding sequence ATGAAAATTACAAAAGCGTCATTGCATGCGGTTAGATTTCCTCTTAACGAACCTTTTATTATTTCCTATGCCACTTATCCAGATATGCCTGCATTAATCATTGTGTTGGAAACCGATGCAGGACTTATTGGATATGGAGAAGCTGTACCAGACGAACATGTAACAGGAGAATATTTTACTGCGGCTTATGAAATTTTGAAAGAAAAATTTCTTCCGGCTATTATCGGAATGAGTCCATTTGATATTGAACGCATTCATTCAAAAATGAATGCATTGATGGCTAGAAATTCAGCTGCAAAAGCCGCTGTGGATATTGCTTGCTATGACTTGATGGGGAAAGCGGTTGGCCAGCCCATTTATAATTTAATTGGTGGACAAGCAACGCCTCATTTGGATTACCCGAAAGTATTGAGCATTGAAGCACCTAAAATCATGGCGGAGAAAGCAAAAAAAGCCGTAGAGCTCGGTTACGCTTCTTTAAAACTAAAAGTAGGAAAAGGGCAAGCGCAAGAAGATGTAGATCGTATTTTAGCGGTTCGTGAAGCAGTTGGGAAAGAACTGCCCATTCGTGTAGACGTCAACCAAGGCTGGAAATCACCGGGAATTGCCGTCGCCGCGATCAAACAGCTAGAAAACGCAAACATTGCTTGGATTGAACAGCCAATCCGTATGGGGGATATTCGGGGCTTAGCTGAAATCCGCTCAAAAACAGCTGTTCCGATTATGGCTGACGAAAGCATTCAATCCATGGAAGATTTGCTCGAAATCATTCGTCTGCAAGCAGCTGATGTCTTGAACATCAAACTCATGAAATGCGCCGGCATTTTTCACGCAATCCAAATGGCGAAAACCGCTGAAGCCGCAGGCATGTTGTGTCAAATCGGTTCTATGGTGGAATCGTCCGTCGGTTCAGCAGCAGGGTATCATGTAGCCATGTCACGCATCAATATCGAAAGCACAGAACTAACAGGACCACTCTTATTCAGCGAAGAGATAGGGGATTTAACTTATGATCATCCGTATGTCTTATTATCGGGCAAGCCAGGGTTAGGGGTAGAAGTAGACCAGGCACAACTAGATAAGCTAACTGTGAAGTCATGTGTCATCCAGTAG
- a CDS encoding M20 metallopeptidase family protein, producing MIITQKIDSLYEEMVEIRRHLHMNPELSHQEIATPAFIAEQLEAMGVEVRRNVGGRGVVGTIRGGKPGKTIAFRADFDALPIDDQKDVSYKSTVPGVMHACGHDGHTAALLGFAKAMVAIQKDLPGTIVLIHQFGEELSPGGARAMIEDGCLDGVDAIFGAHLQSKLDAGRVYLRDGFLQASEDAIKIIVRGSGTHGAEPHQGIDPILVASHIMVALQSIVSRNADPLKELVVSIGKFQAGDADNVISSKAVLEGTIRVFDPELRILAGQRLRTIVENVASAMGATAELIIETGYDSLWNHPTETDIVRAAAREVLGDEYVMEIDPIMPVEDFTYYTQAKPGAFFFVGAKMDDENVVYPHHHESFDFNENAMLVTTKVFAAIYFEAQECTADSIPVDLDSI from the coding sequence ATGATCATCACACAAAAAATCGATTCATTGTACGAAGAAATGGTAGAAATCAGAAGACACCTACATATGAATCCTGAGTTGTCGCATCAAGAAATCGCGACTCCTGCTTTTATTGCAGAGCAACTAGAAGCAATGGGCGTTGAAGTTCGTCGTAATGTTGGTGGACGTGGGGTCGTCGGTACAATTCGCGGTGGCAAACCGGGCAAAACGATCGCGTTCCGCGCCGATTTCGATGCGTTGCCGATTGATGATCAAAAAGACGTCTCTTATAAATCTACGGTTCCTGGTGTTATGCACGCTTGTGGACATGACGGACATACCGCTGCGTTACTTGGTTTTGCTAAAGCGATGGTCGCGATCCAAAAAGATTTGCCTGGAACCATCGTGTTGATCCATCAATTTGGTGAGGAACTATCACCAGGCGGGGCACGTGCCATGATTGAAGATGGTTGCTTAGACGGAGTCGATGCAATTTTCGGTGCTCATTTGCAGAGCAAATTGGATGCAGGCCGCGTTTATTTGCGAGATGGCTTTTTGCAAGCTTCTGAAGATGCCATCAAAATTATTGTCCGTGGCTCTGGAACTCACGGCGCAGAACCTCATCAAGGGATCGATCCGATTTTAGTAGCGAGCCATATTATGGTGGCACTTCAATCCATTGTTAGCCGCAATGCGGATCCATTGAAAGAACTGGTTGTCTCTATCGGTAAATTCCAAGCGGGTGATGCTGATAACGTTATTTCAAGCAAAGCTGTTTTAGAAGGCACTATTCGTGTGTTTGATCCTGAGCTTCGCATACTTGCAGGACAACGTTTGCGGACGATTGTGGAAAATGTCGCCAGTGCGATGGGTGCTACTGCTGAATTGATCATCGAAACGGGCTACGATTCGCTTTGGAATCATCCCACTGAAACAGACATTGTTCGGGCCGCCGCACGCGAAGTGCTGGGAGACGAATATGTAATGGAAATTGATCCAATTATGCCAGTGGAAGATTTCACATATTATACGCAAGCTAAGCCAGGTGCTTTTTTCTTCGTCGGTGCAAAAATGGATGACGAGAACGTTGTTTATCCACATCATCACGAAAGCTTTGATTTTAATGAAAATGCCATGTTGGTGACGACAAAAGTGTTTGCTGCGATTTATTTTGAAGCTCAAGAATGTACTGCGGACAGTATTCCGGTTGATTTGGACAGTATTTGA
- a CDS encoding glycine C-acetyltransferase, translating into MSKKLDAFLDENLTELKEQGLYNEIDPVQGPNGAIIKVRGKDLINLSSNNYLGLATNEDLKQVAKDAIDKYGVGAGAVRTINGTLDLHVKLEEKLAEFKGTEAAISYQSGFNCNMAAISAVMDKNDAILSDQLNHASIIDGCRLSKAKIIAFKHSDMEDLRMKAKEATESGQYNKVMVITDGVFSMDGDIAKLPEIVEIAKEFDLITYVDDAHGSGVTGKGKGTVKHFGLEKEIDMQMGTLSKAVGVVGGYVAGKKNLIDWLKVRSRPFLFSTAVTPGDVAAITAAVQMIIDSTELHDKLWDNGDYLKKGLDALGFNIGHSETPITPCIIGDEKLTQQFSKRLFEEGVYAKSIVFPTVPKGTGRVRNMPTAAHTKEMLDEAIATYEKVGKELGVIN; encoded by the coding sequence TTGTCAAAAAAATTAGATGCATTTTTAGATGAGAACTTAACAGAATTAAAAGAGCAAGGTCTTTACAATGAAATTGACCCAGTTCAAGGACCAAACGGCGCAATCATCAAAGTGCGCGGCAAAGATCTGATCAACCTTTCTTCAAATAACTATTTAGGTCTTGCAACAAACGAAGACTTGAAGCAAGTAGCAAAAGATGCAATTGATAAATATGGCGTTGGAGCAGGCGCGGTTCGTACAATCAACGGAACGCTTGACCTACACGTGAAACTAGAAGAAAAGCTTGCTGAATTTAAAGGAACAGAAGCAGCTATTTCGTATCAATCTGGTTTTAACTGCAACATGGCAGCCATTTCAGCAGTAATGGACAAAAACGATGCCATTCTTTCGGATCAGTTAAACCACGCGTCAATCATTGATGGTTGCCGTTTATCGAAAGCGAAAATCATCGCTTTCAAACACTCGGATATGGAAGATTTGCGCATGAAAGCAAAAGAAGCGACAGAATCTGGCCAGTACAATAAAGTCATGGTCATCACAGACGGCGTCTTCTCGATGGACGGCGATATAGCTAAGCTTCCAGAAATCGTAGAAATCGCAAAAGAATTTGATTTGATTACGTATGTGGATGATGCACACGGATCAGGCGTAACGGGTAAAGGAAAAGGAACGGTAAAACATTTCGGTCTTGAAAAAGAAATCGATATGCAAATGGGAACGTTGTCTAAAGCAGTCGGCGTTGTCGGCGGTTATGTAGCAGGTAAGAAAAACTTAATCGACTGGTTGAAAGTGCGTTCACGTCCATTCTTATTCTCAACAGCGGTAACTCCAGGCGACGTTGCAGCGATCACAGCAGCAGTTCAAATGATTATCGACTCAACAGAATTGCACGATAAGCTCTGGGACAACGGCGATTACTTGAAAAAAGGATTAGACGCTTTAGGGTTTAATATTGGTCATTCCGAAACACCAATCACACCTTGCATTATCGGCGACGAGAAGTTAACACAACAGTTCTCGAAGCGTTTGTTTGAAGAAGGCGTGTATGCAAAATCAATCGTTTTCCCAACGGTTCCAAAAGGCACGGGGCGCGTACGCAATATGCCAACAGCGGCGCATACGAAAGAAATGTTAGATGAAGCCATTGCGACTTACGAAAAAGTAGGTAAAGAATTAGGCGTAATCAACTAA
- a CDS encoding bifunctional cystathionine gamma-lyase/homocysteine desulfhydrase: MKPKTRLIHGGIVGDEATGAVSTPIYQVSTYKQEAVGKFKGYEYSRTGNPTRHALEELIADIEFGHAGFAFGSGMAAISSVMMLFSAGDHVVLTDDVYGGTYRVINKVLNRFGLEFTFVDTGNLAEVEAAVKENTKAIFIETPTNPLLKVTDIVAVAAFAKSKNLLTIVDNTFMTPYLQNPIKLGADIVLHSATKYIGGHSDVVAGLVVVNSAELAEEVHFVQNSIGAILGPQDSWLLIRGLKTLGLRMEEANANAQKIAEFLEGHDAVGKVIYPGLESHPRRDLMQKQATGFGGMISFDVGSKEKAGELLAKLKYFTLAESLGAVESLISVPAQMTHASIPIERRAELGIVEGLVRISVGIEDVEDLIEDLEHALK, from the coding sequence ATGAAACCAAAAACAAGATTAATCCACGGTGGTATTGTCGGCGACGAAGCAACAGGCGCTGTATCGACACCGATTTACCAAGTGAGCACCTACAAGCAAGAAGCAGTCGGAAAATTTAAAGGCTATGAATATTCTCGTACGGGAAATCCAACTCGTCACGCACTTGAAGAATTGATTGCAGATATCGAGTTCGGTCATGCTGGCTTTGCATTTGGTTCAGGAATGGCGGCTATTTCATCTGTCATGATGTTGTTTTCTGCCGGCGACCATGTCGTGTTGACCGACGATGTCTACGGCGGGACGTATCGTGTCATCAATAAAGTTTTAAATCGCTTCGGCCTGGAATTTACTTTTGTCGATACTGGGAACTTAGCGGAAGTAGAAGCTGCTGTGAAAGAAAATACGAAAGCGATTTTTATTGAAACACCAACGAATCCATTGTTGAAAGTGACAGACATTGTAGCAGTCGCAGCTTTTGCAAAATCGAAAAACTTGCTGACAATTGTCGATAACACATTTATGACACCTTATTTGCAAAACCCAATTAAATTAGGTGCAGATATCGTCTTGCATAGTGCGACAAAATACATTGGTGGACACAGTGATGTTGTGGCAGGACTAGTCGTTGTGAATTCCGCAGAGCTTGCTGAAGAAGTTCATTTTGTGCAAAATTCAATTGGCGCAATTTTAGGACCACAAGATTCCTGGTTGCTCATTCGCGGACTGAAAACGTTAGGATTGCGCATGGAAGAAGCAAATGCCAATGCACAAAAAATTGCGGAATTTTTAGAAGGGCATGACGCTGTTGGCAAAGTCATTTATCCAGGTCTTGAAAGTCATCCCAGACGCGACTTAATGCAAAAACAAGCAACTGGCTTTGGTGGCATGATTTCGTTTGATGTCGGCAGTAAAGAAAAAGCAGGAGAATTGCTCGCAAAATTAAAATACTTTACCTTGGCCGAAAGCTTAGGCGCCGTTGAGAGTTTAATTTCTGTACCCGCACAAATGACACATGCGTCGATTCCAATCGAGCGTCGTGCAGAACTGGGCATTGTTGAAGGGTTAGTTCGAATTTCAGTGGGTATTGAAGATGTAGAAGATTTGATAGAAGATTTAGAGCATGCGTTGAAATAA
- a CDS encoding PLP-dependent cysteine synthase family protein, producing the protein MNYVTKIQQLIGNTPLLELTHSEIPNDCRIFAKLEYFNPGGSVKDRLGVSLIEDAEKRGVLKQGGTIIEPTAGNTGIGLAIAAIGKGYHVKFVVPEKFSQEKQSLMKALGAEVINTPTEKGIKGAIKKAEQLVREQNAFSPSQFSNPANPQTYVQTLGPEVWTALNGEIDIFVAGAGSGGTFMGTAQYLKSKKPSVKTVIVEPKGSILNGGPSGAHLTEGIGMEFLPAYMDKRYFEAIHTITDKEAFMAVRELAKNEGLLVGSSSGAAYVAALREAETAKPGSHIVTVFADSSERYMSQQIYDRIFEEDQA; encoded by the coding sequence ATGAACTACGTGACTAAAATTCAGCAGCTAATTGGCAACACACCATTACTGGAACTAACGCACAGTGAAATACCAAACGATTGCCGTATTTTTGCCAAACTGGAATATTTTAATCCTGGTGGCAGCGTTAAAGATCGTTTAGGCGTGTCGCTTATTGAAGACGCAGAAAAACGAGGAGTCCTCAAGCAAGGCGGCACAATCATCGAACCGACAGCGGGGAATACGGGCATTGGCCTAGCTATCGCCGCAATTGGCAAAGGCTATCACGTGAAATTTGTAGTACCCGAAAAATTCAGCCAAGAAAAACAAAGTTTGATGAAGGCATTAGGCGCGGAAGTGATCAACACGCCGACTGAAAAAGGCATCAAAGGTGCGATAAAAAAAGCCGAGCAATTGGTTAGAGAGCAAAACGCCTTCTCACCTTCTCAATTTTCCAATCCGGCCAATCCACAAACTTATGTTCAAACACTTGGTCCGGAAGTTTGGACTGCTTTAAACGGAGAAATTGATATTTTTGTTGCGGGTGCAGGGTCTGGTGGGACCTTTATGGGGACTGCACAGTATTTAAAATCCAAAAAGCCATCGGTCAAAACAGTCATTGTGGAACCGAAAGGCTCAATTTTGAACGGGGGTCCTTCAGGAGCTCATTTGACTGAAGGCATCGGTATGGAATTTTTACCAGCTTATATGGATAAACGTTATTTTGAAGCCATCCACACAATCACTGATAAAGAAGCGTTCATGGCGGTTCGAGAACTGGCGAAAAACGAAGGATTGCTAGTCGGGAGCTCGTCAGGTGCAGCGTACGTAGCGGCATTGCGAGAAGCTGAAACGGCCAAACCAGGAAGCCACATTGTTACTGTCTTCGCTGACTCGAGTGAACGCTATATGAGTCAACAAATTTACGATAGAATTTTTGAGGAGGACCAAGCATGA
- a CDS encoding S-ribosylhomocysteine lyase produces MKKMNVESFNLDHTKVVAPYVRLAGEKTGAKGDTIRKYDIRFKQPNKEHMDMPGLHSLEHMMAEHSRNHSDNIVDIGPMGCQTGFYLSVINLDDYDEILLILENTLNDVLEADEVPACNEVQCGWAASHSLEGAKELAREMLEKKDQWTQVFADKAI; encoded by the coding sequence ATGAAAAAAATGAATGTCGAAAGCTTTAACTTAGATCACACAAAAGTGGTAGCACCGTATGTCCGTTTAGCAGGAGAAAAAACAGGAGCTAAAGGCGATACGATTCGCAAATACGATATCCGTTTCAAGCAGCCAAACAAAGAGCATATGGACATGCCTGGACTTCATTCTCTTGAACATATGATGGCTGAACACAGTCGCAATCATTCTGATAACATCGTTGATATTGGGCCGATGGGTTGCCAAACCGGCTTTTATTTGTCGGTTATAAATCTGGATGATTATGATGAAATTCTTCTTATTTTAGAAAATACCTTAAACGACGTGTTAGAAGCAGACGAAGTGCCAGCATGCAATGAAGTGCAATGCGGTTGGGCTGCAAGTCATAGTTTAGAAGGAGCAAAAGAGTTAGCGCGTGAAATGCTGGAGAAAAAAGACCAATGGACTCAAGTCTTTGCAGATAAAGCAATTTAA